A genomic stretch from Mycobacterium malmoense includes:
- a CDS encoding NAD(P)H-dependent amine dehydrogenase family protein: MFKVGVWGPGSMGVIALRGVIDHPELQLVDVVVHSDAKAGRDAGELCGIAPVGVVATQDPAAMLAGDADAVVYAAGANLRPLEAVQDMVSILRAGKNVVSCSVVPLVFPDAVDAAFTDPLRQAALDGGVSFFTTGIDSGFANDVLPLVLSGVSRVIESIRVTEMFNYATYPDRSAVYEILGFGKPPEYQAFAAQPGIFTFGWGPVVHQLAAGLGVKVDNIEESNERVPAAESFDTPTGHIEAGTIAAMRSTLTGHVGGKPTFVIDHVTRMRDDIAPDWPQPHISIEPKDLGYGLASGRGLYRVEIEGSPSMRCEFEMAEDHDHDLGARVAGASRMVNAIPAVCAAPPGLLSALDLPLITGAGLVRPVPGPSPDSRLF; this comes from the coding sequence GTGTTCAAGGTGGGAGTTTGGGGTCCTGGTTCCATGGGCGTGATCGCCCTGCGCGGGGTGATCGACCATCCGGAGCTACAACTGGTCGATGTCGTCGTGCACAGCGATGCCAAAGCGGGTCGCGACGCGGGTGAGCTGTGTGGCATCGCGCCGGTCGGGGTGGTGGCCACGCAGGACCCGGCGGCGATGCTCGCCGGCGACGCCGACGCGGTGGTGTATGCCGCCGGCGCCAACCTGCGGCCGCTGGAGGCCGTGCAGGACATGGTGTCGATCCTGCGGGCCGGAAAGAACGTGGTGTCGTGTTCGGTGGTGCCGCTGGTCTTTCCCGACGCCGTCGACGCGGCGTTCACCGATCCGCTGCGGCAGGCCGCGCTGGACGGCGGCGTGTCGTTCTTTACCACCGGCATCGACTCCGGATTCGCCAATGACGTTCTGCCACTGGTGCTTTCGGGTGTCTCTCGGGTCATCGAGTCGATTCGGGTGACGGAGATGTTCAACTACGCGACCTACCCGGACCGGTCCGCCGTCTACGAGATCCTTGGATTCGGCAAGCCGCCGGAGTACCAGGCGTTCGCGGCCCAGCCGGGAATATTCACCTTCGGCTGGGGACCCGTCGTGCACCAGCTGGCCGCCGGATTGGGCGTCAAGGTCGACAACATCGAGGAGAGCAACGAGCGGGTGCCGGCCGCCGAGTCCTTCGACACGCCAACGGGTCACATCGAGGCCGGGACGATCGCGGCGATGCGTTCGACGCTGACCGGTCACGTCGGCGGCAAACCGACATTCGTCATCGACCACGTGACGCGGATGCGCGACGACATCGCTCCGGATTGGCCGCAGCCGCACATCTCCATCGAGCCCAAGGACCTGGGCTACGGGTTGGCCTCGGGCCGTGGACTTTACCGTGTGGAGATCGAGGGTTCCCCGAGCATGCGGTGCGAATTCGAGATGGCCGAGGACCACGACCACGACCTGGGCGCGCGTGTGGCGGGCGCGTCGCGGATGGTTAATGCCATCCCGGCGGTGTGCGCGGCACCGCCCGGTCTGCTGTCCGCGTTGGACCTGCCGCTGATCACCGGGGCTGGCCTGGTCCGCCCGGTGCCAGGGCCGTCACCGGATAGCCGCCTGTTCTAA
- a CDS encoding MarR family transcriptional regulator, whose product MDVLAALADSPNGRTSAELAKTCRISTSTCALVLAELERRAWVTRLEDRRYVLGSGLFGLVHGLRTQFPLLDRGREALRFLHDTLDAGCSMSKIGGRHLTTVDAVGHGTDGEHAVGQRFPIDPPFGLVAMAWRDADFVQAWLHRVMPRLTRTEITQHQRVLADIRARGYGAWRFDDTHQSLHNRLSDVLASLEPTAQVTRQLTTLMTMVTLQSVTDTLETEVAATEFVVLPIFGQDGQPEYQIEIHLGRSAGLTLAALDAALLHAQGLLTAGAGH is encoded by the coding sequence ATGGATGTGCTTGCTGCCCTGGCGGATTCACCGAACGGGCGGACATCGGCCGAGCTGGCGAAGACCTGCAGGATCAGCACCTCGACCTGTGCCCTGGTGCTGGCCGAACTGGAACGGCGCGCCTGGGTGACGCGGCTCGAGGACCGCCGCTACGTGCTGGGTAGCGGATTGTTCGGCCTGGTGCACGGCCTGCGGACGCAGTTCCCCCTGCTGGACCGCGGGCGTGAGGCGCTGCGCTTCCTGCACGATACGCTCGACGCCGGCTGCTCGATGTCGAAGATCGGCGGCCGGCACCTCACCACCGTCGACGCGGTCGGCCACGGCACCGACGGCGAGCACGCCGTCGGCCAGCGCTTCCCCATCGACCCGCCATTCGGCCTGGTCGCGATGGCTTGGCGCGACGCGGATTTCGTCCAAGCCTGGCTGCACCGAGTGATGCCACGCCTGACCCGCACCGAAATCACCCAGCATCAGCGGGTCCTCGCCGATATCCGCGCCCGCGGCTACGGCGCATGGCGGTTCGACGACACCCACCAATCGCTGCACAACCGGTTGTCTGACGTGCTGGCATCGCTCGAGCCGACCGCGCAGGTGACCCGCCAGCTCACCACCCTGATGACGATGGTGACGCTGCAGTCCGTCACCGATACGCTCGAAACCGAGGTGGCTGCAACGGAATTCGTTGTCCTGCCGATCTTCGGGCAGGACGGCCAGCCGGAATACCAAATCGAGATCCACCTGGGTCGCTCGGCCGGGCTGACCCTGGCCGCGCTCGACGCCGCGCTGCTGCACGCGCAGGGGCTGCTCACCGCCGGGGCGGGCCATTAG